CGACCGGGTCAGTCGCAGCTTCATGATCTCTAACGCCGCGTACGGAATGGTCATGCCGATCGCGACCTCATTGGCCTGGATGTTGTATGCGTGGGCCGCCACCCGATGATCGCCGCAGGACAACAGAAACGCGCCCATGGCGATGGCGTGACCGGTGCACGCCATCACCACCGGTTTGGGGTAGGACAAGAGGCGATACGCCAGCTCGAAGCCGCCCCTGAGCATGTCGATCGCGGGCTGCACTTCACCGGAGGTGAGGATCTTCAGGTCGAAGCCTCCGCTGAATACCCGGCCATTACCGGTGATCACCAGCGCCCCAACATCATCACGGTCCGCGTTGTCGATCGCTGCATTGAGGGCTTGTTGCATCGCCGGGCCCAGTGCGTTGACCTTGCCGTCGTCCATACTGATGACGGCGATGGAATCCTTGCGGGTATAGCTGACCGGGTCGCTCATGCTCTCGATTGAATCAGATCAGCATTGGGGGATCTTGTGCGCCCGCAGTTAGCCTGCCGGTATCCGCGTGGGCTGTGGCCCTTGCCCCTCCGAGCGCTGGCTGACCTCGGTGGGCACCTCGACCTGCCGAGCGCGCCACCTGTCCTGGGTTTCGGCCGCGGCGCGG
Above is a window of Mycobacterium tuberculosis H37Rv DNA encoding:
- the echA3 gene encoding enoyl-CoA hydratase EchA3 (enoyl hydrase (unsaturated acyl-CoA hydratase) (crotonase)); this encodes MSDPVSYTRKDSIAVISMDDGKVNALGPAMQQALNAAIDNADRDDVGALVITGNGRVFSGGFDLKILTSGEVQPAIDMLRGGFELAYRLLSYPKPVVMACTGHAIAMGAFLLSCGDHRVAAHAYNIQANEVAIGMTIPYAALEIMKLRLTRSAYQQATGLAKTFFGETALAAGFIDEIALPEVVVSRAEEAAREFAGLNQHAHAATKLRSRADALTAIRAGIDGIAAEFGL